The genomic DNA GTTACAAAAATTGGCGGCGACCGCACAAATCGCCGAAGTTCCTTCTTTGTCAAAAGAAGCAAACGATCACCTCAACCAAATTGTCGCTAATTTTGCCCTTGAAGATGCAGAGCACATTAAAGAAATCGAAAAAACCACCAACCACGATGTCAAAGCGGTGGAATATTTCCTTAAAGAAAAAAGCGCAGCATTGCCTGAATTAGCGAAAATCAGCGAATTTATCCACTTTGCCTGCACCTCCGAAGACATCAATAATCTTTCCCACGCCTTAATGTTAAAAACCGTGCGTGAAGAAGTATTGTTACCGGAGTGGCAAAATTTAATCGAAAAAATCACCGCACTTGCCGAGCAATATAAAACCATTCCATTGCTTTCCCGTACGCACGGTCAACCGGCATCGCCAACCACCGTGGGCAAAGAAATGGCCAACGTGGTGTATCGTTTAAGACGCCAATACAAACAATTACAACAAATTGATATTCTTGGCAAAATCAACGGCGCCGTGGGCAACTATAACGCCCATTTATCCGCTTACCCGAATATTGATTGGCATACCTTCAGCGAAGAATTTGTCACTTCTTTGGGCATTACATGGAACCCGTACACCACCCAAATCGAACCCCATGATTACATCGCCGAATTGTTCGATTGCGTAGCGCGTTTTAACACTATCGTGATCGATTTCGACCGCGACCTATGGGGTTACATCGCATTAAATCATTTCAAACAACGTACCATAGCCGGAGAGATCGGTTCCTCCACTATGCCACACAAAGTCAATCCGATCGACTTCGAGAACTCCGAAGGCAACCTCGGTTTAGCAAATGCCGTGATGGCACACTTAGGTAGCAAATTACCAATTTCCCGCTGGCAACGTGACTTAACGGATTCCACCGTGTTACGCAACCTTGGCGTAGGTTTAGGCTACTGCTTAATCGCCTATGCCGCGACCCAAAAAGGCATCAGCAAATTAGAAGTAAACAAAGCCCATTTGCGTGAAGAATTGGATCAAAACTGGGAAGTGCTCGCCGAACCGATTCAAACCGTGATGCGTCGTTACGGCATTGAAAAACCGTACGAAAAACTGAAAGAACTCACCCGCGGCAAACGCGTAGATGCCAAAGCAATGTTTGATTTCATTGAGAAATTAGACATTCCGGCAAAAGAAAAAGCACGCTTGCAACAACTCACGCCTGCCGACTATATTGGTGCGGCGGTGCAGTTAGTGGAAAAACTGTAAGCCGTCTTAAATAGGCTATGTAAGGGCGGATTAATCTCCGCCCGTTTTTTTATCCAATCCTCGTTGTGGAAAGATCCGTTCTTTCAGCTTTCTAAAATTTACCACTAAAATCGACTACACTTTTATTCTCATCAGACCATTCATAATAGAGAATTATTTGCATTTCACTTTTGTCCTCCCTAGAATACAAAGTGTTCACGCAAATTTTACCTCTTGCAGAACCAACAATTTATCTAAAAAATGTAAAAGGAGTTTTTAATGAAGATTCATCATTTCCAACTTGCCACGCTCGCCGCAGCCATTGCTTTCTCCGGTGTTGCAGCTGCCGATATCACTGTGTATAACGGTCAGCACAAAGAAGCCGCCAAAGCTGTTACTGAAGCCTTTACCAAAGAAACAGGCATCAATGTGACATTAAACAGCGCAAAAAGCGAACAATTAGCGGGGCAGTTAAAAGAAGAGGGTGAAAAAACCCCGGCAGACGTGTTCTATACCGAACAAATCGCCACATTTGCCGGATTGTCTGACGCAGGTTTACTCGAACAGCTCTCTGCCGAAACGATCAAACAAACCAAATATAAAGGTGTGCCTGTTGCTCCGAAAAAAGACTGGATCGCCTTAAGCGGTCGTTCTCGCGTAGTGGTTTATGACAAAAATAAACTCTCCGAAAAAGACATGGAAAAATCTGTATTAGATTACGCCACACCGAAATGGAAAGATAAAATCGGTTATGTTCCAACCTCCGGCGCATTCTTATCACAAGTCGTTGCAATCACCAAATTGAAAGGTGAGCAAGCAGCATTGGACTGGCTGAAAGGTTTGAAAGAGAATGGCAAACTTTATGCTAAAAATACCGTGGCATTGCAAGCAGTCGAAAATGGTGAAGTGCCGGCAGCATTAATTAACAACTACTACTGGTACGCCTTGGCAAAAGAAAAAGGCGAGGACAAATTAAACTCCCGTTTATACTTTATTCGTAACCAAGACCCGGGCGCATTAGTGACCTACTCCGGTGCTGCGGTATTGAAAGGCTCTAAAAATAAAGAAGAAGCGAAAAAATTCGTGGATTTCTTAGCCAGTAAAAAAGGCCAAGAAGCCCTCGTTGCTGCCCGCGCAGAATATCCATTGCGTCCTGATGTGGTTTCCCCATTCAACATGGAACCTTACGCGAAATTAGAAGCCCCTGAAGTCTCTGCGCCAACTGCAGAAGATAAAGAAAAAGCTAACAAATTAATTGAACAGGCTGGATTGAAATAATCGTATCACCACGGTATCTCTCAAAGTGAAATACCGTGGATACGGTTAAAAATATAAAAAGCCACCTGAAAGTGCGGTCGTTTTTCAACGCGTTTTTCGGGTGGTTTTTTTATGGTGGAAAAATGCCTAAACAAGAAAAAGTTTCCAATAAGATGGAAACTTTTTGGATCTAGTCTTTCTTAATTGGAGGATTGGCATAAATCGGCAATGATGAACGAGAAACCTTAACATCCGGACATTTTTGTCTCATCTCGTGTAGGAATACTTCTGCTTTGTGTCTGCTATTGGTTTTCTCATAATTGGTGCCCAAAATCACTTCATCCACCACATTGCTGATATCGGCATAAGGTAAATAAATAGATTGGGTCCTTTCACAATATTTAATTTCTTCTGAGCCGATTTCTGCCATTTTTAGCACACGGAATTCTTCTTCATCACGGAAAGCAAAGTCTTTGAACAGATAACGAATATATTCCAAAACGTTTTTGTTTTGATCATTAACATTATCCTTTACTTTGAAAAAATCTATGAGTTGTTGTAACGCCTCTTCAAGTTTTTCGATACGAAAATTATGCCACTCATTATTTTCACCTATCGGCTTCAAACAAATGCCAAATTTAAAATCATCAAGCCATATTTCACATTTTTCTTTCGCAATGTATTCATCTTTATATGCAATATAAGCAACTTGATAAAGTGGTAGTTTTTCATATTCCACATTGGAAATATCAGTCTCCTTAAATTTAGCTGAATTTTCGTCCTGATTTTTAGTAATACTACGGAAAGGTGCTGAAATGTCAGGTACTTTTAGCCAATCTCCGTTTTTATTAAATACTAGACAACAGCCCGAAGCTTCAACCCCATCTTCTTTGCCATAAAGACGGAATTGATTCAAATCGTTCACCCGACTAGAAAAACAAGCAAAGAAAG from Aggregatibacter aphrophilus ATCC 33389 includes the following:
- the purB gene encoding adenylosuccinate lyase codes for the protein MQLSALTALSPIDGRYQDKTARLRGIFSEFGLLKFRVTVEVRWLQKLAATAQIAEVPSLSKEANDHLNQIVANFALEDAEHIKEIEKTTNHDVKAVEYFLKEKSAALPELAKISEFIHFACTSEDINNLSHALMLKTVREEVLLPEWQNLIEKITALAEQYKTIPLLSRTHGQPASPTTVGKEMANVVYRLRRQYKQLQQIDILGKINGAVGNYNAHLSAYPNIDWHTFSEEFVTSLGITWNPYTTQIEPHDYIAELFDCVARFNTIVIDFDRDLWGYIALNHFKQRTIAGEIGSSTMPHKVNPIDFENSEGNLGLANAVMAHLGSKLPISRWQRDLTDSTVLRNLGVGLGYCLIAYAATQKGISKLEVNKAHLREELDQNWEVLAEPIQTVMRRYGIEKPYEKLKELTRGKRVDAKAMFDFIEKLDIPAKEKARLQQLTPADYIGAAVQLVEKL
- a CDS encoding iron ABC transporter substrate-binding protein; this translates as MKIHHFQLATLAAAIAFSGVAAADITVYNGQHKEAAKAVTEAFTKETGINVTLNSAKSEQLAGQLKEEGEKTPADVFYTEQIATFAGLSDAGLLEQLSAETIKQTKYKGVPVAPKKDWIALSGRSRVVVYDKNKLSEKDMEKSVLDYATPKWKDKIGYVPTSGAFLSQVVAITKLKGEQAALDWLKGLKENGKLYAKNTVALQAVENGEVPAALINNYYWYALAKEKGEDKLNSRLYFIRNQDPGALVTYSGAAVLKGSKNKEEAKKFVDFLASKKGQEALVAARAEYPLRPDVVSPFNMEPYAKLEAPEVSAPTAEDKEKANKLIEQAGLK